The DNA segment CTTGAAAAGAGTCATGGAAAATAATTTGCACGAGAACTACATTGCCGCACCGCAAGGAGGAAAAGATGAACATTTCGATGGTTGACCTGAAGGGGCAGTATCACGCGATCAAGGGGGAGATAGACGAGGCCATCTCTTCAGTCCTCGAGGGATCGCACTTTATCATGGGGCCCGACGTGGGCGCCCTTGAGAAGGAAGTAGCGGAGTACCTGGGGGTGCGCTATGCCATAGGGGTGGGCTCGGGGACGGAGGCGCTCCACATCGCCCTCATGGCCTGCGGCATCTGCGGCGACGAGATGGAGGTCATCGTGCCGACCTTCACGTTCATCGCCACCTCTGAAGTGGTCTCTCTCGTGGGGGCCGTGCCGGTCTTTGCCGATATAGACGAGAGGACGTATAATATTTCAGTCGAGGATATCAGGAAGAAGATTACGAAGCGGACCAGGGCCATTATTCCGGTGCACCTTTACGGGCAGCCGGCGGCGATGGACGAGATCCTGGCCCTTGCGAAAGAGCACGGCCTCGCCGTCATCGAGGACTGCGCCCAGTCCATGGGAGCGGCATGGAAGGGGAGGAAGACGGGGTCGCTCGGCGACGCGGGCTGCCTTTCGTTTTTCCCGAGCAAGAACCTGGGAGGCTACGGCGACGGGGGGATGATTGTCACCAACCGCGATGATGTTGCCGAGAAGGCGAAGGCCATCAGGGTCCACGGGAGCAAGAAGAAGTACTTTCACCATATTGTAGGGTTCAACAGCCGCCTCGACACCCTCCAGGCGGCGATCCTGCGCGTGAAGCTCCGCCACCTCGAGGAGTGGAACGGGCGGCGGCGTGCCTCAGCGGCCCTCTATGACAGCGAGCTTGAGGGAACGCCTTATGTGACGCCCAAGGTGGCGGCGGGGGCCCATCACGTCTATCATCAGTATACGATAAGGACGCCGAAACGCGAAGAGCTTGCAGCCTTCCTCAAGGAGAAGGGAATTCCTTCGATGATCTATTACCCTCTGTGCCTCCATCTCCAGGAGGTTTACAAGGGGCTTGGTTATCATAAGGGGGATATGCCTGAGGCGGAGAAGGCCCAGGACGAGGTGCTCTCTCTTCCCATGTGCCCCGAGCTCACCGCGGAGAAGGTGAAGGCCGTGACGGGGGCGATGAAGGAGTTTGCCGGGCAGCACCTGGCCGTGGGATCACGCTGAAGGGGCAGGTTTCAGGCGACCGGGGTTAATGGGTCAGCTGCTTCATGGGGTGACCAATTAGAAGGAAGGCCGGGGTAATAGGGTTTTTTGCAGTTAAACAGGTCACCTGATGGGTCAGTGAATCGGTCAGGTGACCTATTGAGAGGAACGCGGTGGTTATCGCGTTTTTTTCTTTTTAGTAGGTCAGTCACTAGGTCACTTTTTGGTCACCTTGATCAACGCATGACCTAGTGGGTGTTCAGATCGGTCATCTGGCGGCAGGGGGGTGACCTATTGGAATGGAAGGCGTGGTGATGAGGTTTTTTGCACTTTACTGGGTCACTTGATCGGTCATCTGGCAGGGGGGTGACCTATTGAAAAGGATCCGGTGGTGGTGGGGTTTTTTGTAGTCTATTCGGTCAGGTTGATTGGTCGCTGTTTGGTCACCCTGTCAGGGTATGACCTATTGAGGTGTTCTGATCGGTCATCTGGCAGGGGGGTGACCTATTGGAATGGAAGGCGTGATGATGAGGTTTCTTGTCGTTTACCAGGTCACCTGATGGGTCCGGCGATCGGGATGGTGACCTATTGAAAAGAACGCGGTGGTTATGAGGTTTTTATCGGTTTGATAGGTCCGTCAATTGGTCATCACTCGGTCAGTCCTTCAGCGCATGACCTAGTGACCTATTGGAAAGGGTCTGGCGGCCGGGGGGGTGACCCATTGGAAAGAATGCCGGCGCGCCGAGATTTTTTGTGGTTTAATAGGTCAGTGAATAGGTCAGGTGACAGGAGAGCTGACCTATTGAAAAAAATGCTATGGTTATGAGGTTTTTATCGGTTTAGTAGGTCAGGCAATGGGTCATCAACAGGTCACCCCATGAGGATCTGACAGAAAGGAGAGCCGGGCACTTTTTGCGGCTTTATGCAGCTTATTGACACTTAATGCTTTATTTTGATATTATAAGAGTACTCGGATGAACGGAGGCAGCTCTTGTGGAAATAAAAGAAACTGAAGTCTATACTATGGATGAAGCTGCCAAATTGCTGAAAATAAGCAAAGCTACTATACAAAGGAGAATACAGAGCGGATCGCTGCATTCATTGAAAACCGGAAGAATCAGGAGAATCAGAGGTAAAGATCTTATCGCGTTCATAGAGAATGCTGTTGAGATGGGAACGAACAAAAGGAGCGGATATTGAGGGGTTGTTGCCCATAAGGCAGAAGAACGCCTGTGGGTGGCAATAAATGAATAAAGTCACTTGCTGGGCAGGCGACTTTACTCAGAAGATCTCATAATTTAACTGGCACTTAAATTAAAAAAGCCTTATGGGAAAAAGTCAACATCGCTTTGCCTTAGAAGGTTTTTTTATGAAAAAAACCGTGAGAACAGAATAGACTTTCTCTTCGCCCAGACGACAGAGGAGTGGAAAAAGATGGCGCCCCCTACAGAGAAGGAACGCATAAAGGAAGGAGCACGGAGAGAGGTGCTTTCCGAGAACCCCGGTATAGGAGAGAGGCTTCTGAGGGTGCCCATTCAGTTGAGGGAGAATAAGATAATTGCAGAAGAATTAGAATGTCTTGTGAAGGATCGGGGGAGTTGATGGAATAGCTGATGTGATGCTGCCCGGCGTGTACTACGAGTATTACAGGGCGGTGCGGTTGCTGAATATAGTAATACAATGTATTTGTCCGTGTAATAAGGAGCATTATGATGGGAGAAAACCGGTTACAGACGATATCACTGAGGGTGCCTGAAGAGACTTATGAAGAGCTGAAGAAATATGCCGCAGGGCATGGGAAGAACGTGAGTGACGTGGTAAGAGGGCTCATTGACGGGCTGCTCTCGGGGGCTCCCTCTCCGGCGCCAGGGCAGGGAGCGGAGCTCGCGAAGGAGGTCAGGGAACTAGGGCTGATATTCAAGGAACTTGACGAGCGGGAGAAAAAGACGGAGCGGTATGTAGGGAAGATGGCTGAGCGGCTCAATGAGGTGCAGGGGGGATTGAACAAGATTGTTTCTGTGGTCGGGCCTCTGATGGGAGGGCCTGCGGCTTTTCCTCGGTTTCCCTCACCATCGTGGAAAGTGCGTGGCGTGGAAGAGGAAGGCGGGAAAATTCCTGAAGGGGGAAAGCGTGTTGGAAAGCTGCAAAAAAAGGCGGCGGCACTGGTGAAAAAACGTGGGAAAGCCGTGGTGAAGGGAGTTCGAAAAATGTCCTAAAAGCCTACTGCTTCTGAGACATTTTCCCGGGGGAAGGCCTTCTGAGGGCCTGAAAAGAGCGTTTTAAGGCTCCAAAGAGGGGTTTTAGGTGCTCTTGAGGGGTTACGCCGAGGTTCAAAAATGACAGGAGAGGGGCGGCTTGTGAAGGGTCAGGTGACGGATATGGCGGGGAAAAAGGTGGGGACCCAGGTCCCCAGGCGGAAGGAAGAGACTGATGAGAGGCCGGGGCGCTACCGGAGCGCCCTGGAGGAGATACGGCATGAATTGCGGGAGCTTTGGGAAGGTCCGCCCTATGAGCGAGGTGACAAGCTTCCAGCGACTCTTTCACGGGAGGAGTGCCGGCAACTGATGACGGCCTATACGAAGGGGAAGTGGGCTTTCAGGAATAATTTGATAAGCCGGGTTCTTTATGCGACGGGACTCCGGGGTGAGGAGCTCGAAAACCTGAAGGTGTGCGATGTGAACTATGACCAGGGGACGATCTTCGTGAGGTCGGGGAAAGGTGACAAGGATCGGTATGTGTGTTGCGATGGGGAGACCTTTGCGTTGATCAGGAAGTGGGGCGAGGAGCAGAAGAAGGGTCTTGAGGATGCGGTGATAGGGCTCACGGTAAGGCAGATCAGGAGAATCGTCGAGGAGGCTGGCGAGCTCACCGGGATTGCGAAGAAGTACGAGGCGATGGGGCGGGTGTTCTCGTCACACAGCCTGCGACACGCCTTCGCGACGCACTGCTATGAGAACGGGATGAGGACGCTTACGCTGAAAAAGATGATGGGGCATGAGTTCCTCGCGACGACGGAGGTATATCTATATACGTCGATGCGGTACGAGGTGGAGGAGTTCAAGAGGGTGGGGCCGCTGGGGAGGGAATGAAGCTCTTTATTGATGAGAGAAAACGAATTTAACACTGGAATGGAGTGGCCTGGCTTTTGTAGAAGCATCGCTGAGAGAACCAGAGTGATGTAAAAGTGTTGCAAGTCCGGGAAGGTGATGCAGAAGGTCCATCAGGACTGGTTCACTGCAAGATGAAGGAATATCAAGAGGGAATGGATATGAGAAGAAGTCAAAAGGGAGAGGGGCGGCCAGATATGACCGCGATTATCTGCCGGTGGTTGAGAGAACAACAAACAACAAAATAAGTGAACTATAAGGAGGAAGAACAATGGATAGCAGATTGCAGCCTGTTGCGCAGATCTTCACGCTTTCCGAGGGACTTTACCGTAAGTCCCTGAATGGTCTTACACGGGATGAGCTCCTGAGAAGTCCCGGCG comes from the Candidatus Eremiobacterota bacterium genome and includes:
- a CDS encoding DegT/DnrJ/EryC1/StrS family aminotransferase, translated to MNISMVDLKGQYHAIKGEIDEAISSVLEGSHFIMGPDVGALEKEVAEYLGVRYAIGVGSGTEALHIALMACGICGDEMEVIVPTFTFIATSEVVSLVGAVPVFADIDERTYNISVEDIRKKITKRTRAIIPVHLYGQPAAMDEILALAKEHGLAVIEDCAQSMGAAWKGRKTGSLGDAGCLSFFPSKNLGGYGDGGMIVTNRDDVAEKAKAIRVHGSKKKYFHHIVGFNSRLDTLQAAILRVKLRHLEEWNGRRRASAALYDSELEGTPYVTPKVAAGAHHVYHQYTIRTPKREELAAFLKEKGIPSMIYYPLCLHLQEVYKGLGYHKGDMPEAEKAQDEVLSLPMCPELTAEKVKAVTGAMKEFAGQHLAVGSR
- a CDS encoding helix-turn-helix domain-containing protein; translation: MEIKETEVYTMDEAAKLLKISKATIQRRIQSGSLHSLKTGRIRRIRGKDLIAFIENAVEMGTNKRSGY
- a CDS encoding tyrosine-type recombinase/integrase, whose protein sequence is MTGEGRLVKGQVTDMAGKKVGTQVPRRKEETDERPGRYRSALEEIRHELRELWEGPPYERGDKLPATLSREECRQLMTAYTKGKWAFRNNLISRVLYATGLRGEELENLKVCDVNYDQGTIFVRSGKGDKDRYVCCDGETFALIRKWGEEQKKGLEDAVIGLTVRQIRRIVEEAGELTGIAKKYEAMGRVFSSHSLRHAFATHCYENGMRTLTLKKMMGHEFLATTEVYLYTSMRYEVEEFKRVGPLGRE